The region TATCACTCCCGGTTCTGACAAGAGCTGTCGACTTTGTTCGACGAGATTTACTTCCATCACGCCGCCGCCGATGCTGCCGCATAACTCACCGTCTTCACCGATCGCCATTTTGTATCCCGCTCGTCCGGGACTGCTGCCGGAACTTTCGGCGACAATCAGCAGCATCACCGATTCATTTTTTTTCAATCGGCTGGCGACAAATTGCCATAGCTCGGATTCCTTGCTCATTTTGCATTTGCGGCTTTCTCTACTGAGTCGCTGTAGAGATTCATCAGAACCTTTTCTGGCGTGAACGGAAGATCAAACGGAGGGGAACAATCGGTAAAAGCCTTGACCGCATTTCTGATCGCAAAATACGCGCCGATGCCGTACATAAGCGGCGGCTCGCCCACCGCTTTGGAATTGAAGATCGCTAGATTTTCGCGAGTAGTTTCGAGCGGAAGTATCGTTATCTCTTTTGGAACGGAATAGATGTCTGGAACTTTGTATGTTGAGAGCGCATTCGAGCGAAGTTTGCCGTCAGAATCGTAAACGACCTCTTCCATAGTCACCCAACCTAAGCCTTGGACGATGCCACCTTCGATCTGACCATTATCAACCGCGGTGTTCATTGACGAGCCAAAATCGTGACAGCATTTAACATAGTCAACCTCATATCGACCGCGAAGGCAATCGACGGTAACACCGATGATCGCCGTGCCGTAAACGTGATATGCGAACGGATGTCCTTTCGCCGTGCTCCAGTCAAAACCGATCCCTGCGGTCGCGTAATGCGAATGTTCGCTGAGGTTTACGCGCTGGAGATGGGCTTCCATCACGAGCGTCTGCCATTCCAGACTTGTTTTTTCACCATTGCGGTACACCAAGCCGTTTTCAAGTGAAAGATCTTCTACACTTACTGTCTCAACCAGATCTTTTGCCACCTCAAACAAACGTTTGCGGATCGTCTCGCAAGCTAATTGCGTTGCCTTACCGTTAAGGTCGGCAGCAGCAGACGCAGCGGTCGGCGAAGTATTTGCGATGCGTAAAGTGTTTGTCGTGTGAACCTTGATCTGCTCGATGGGCAGGCCAAACATCTTCGACGCAACTTGTGCCATCTTTGTGTTCACACCTTGGCCCATCTCTACCGCACCGGTCGAAACTGCCACCGATCCGTCTGTGTAAACATGCACCAGCGAACGCGCCTGATTCATCGGCGTTTTGGTAAACGAAATGCCGAAACAGACCGGCATTATGGCAACCCCTCTCTTCAGGTATTTTGATGAGGCATTAAAGTCAGCGGCTTGTTGGTGTTTTAATGCGAAATCGAATTCAGCGTCTGCTTGCTGCCAAGACGTTGTCGCTTCACTTTCAGCTTTCTGTCCGTATGGAAATTCGTCATCGGTTTGGATTAGGTTGCGACCTTGAATTGCGAAGAT is a window of Chloracidobacterium sp. DNA encoding:
- a CDS encoding molybdopterin-dependent oxidoreductase — its product is MKNIDSKSHVRGESIYLDDIPLVQGTLFACVFDSPVAHGKLKSIDTTEAKKSEGVCRVITAKDLIGENQIGGIVPDEPLLAADEVHFQGMPIAIVVATSEELARKAAKKISIEIDELEPITDPRVAAAKGNLIVPPKKFVLGYTESAFHNCEYIFEGRTEQNGQEHLYIETQGAYAVPTENGGLKIYSSTQGPTAVQRAVCRVTGLAMHQVEVDVQRLGGGFGGKEDQANAWAGICAVATQLTGRPVKYALHRMEDMRMTGKRHPYSSDYKIGLDKDLKIVAYEASFYQNAGASCDLSPPVLERTLFHCTNSYYVPNVTATAYCCRTNLPPNTAFRGFGGPQGMFVIESAIAHAAEKLNVPIFAIQGRNLIQTDDEFPYGQKAESEATTSWQQADAEFDFALKHQQAADFNASSKYLKRGVAIMPVCFGISFTKTPMNQARSLVHVYTDGSVAVSTGAVEMGQGVNTKMAQVASKMFGLPIEQIKVHTTNTLRIANTSPTAASAAADLNGKATQLACETIRKRLFEVAKDLVETVSVEDLSLENGLVYRNGEKTSLEWQTLVMEAHLQRVNLSEHSHYATAGIGFDWSTAKGHPFAYHVYGTAIIGVTVDCLRGRYEVDYVKCCHDFGSSMNTAVDNGQIEGGIVQGLGWVTMEEVVYDSDGKLRSNALSTYKVPDIYSVPKEITILPLETTRENLAIFNSKAVGEPPLMYGIGAYFAIRNAVKAFTDCSPPFDLPFTPEKVLMNLYSDSVEKAANAK